The Ignisphaera cupida genome has a segment encoding these proteins:
- a CDS encoding D-isomer specific 2-hydroxyacid dehydrogenase family protein, whose protein sequence is MIRIAIVNSKSFGLYTDAIEKLKKLGIVDRLEVPRDYRGKLLAEKLRGYHVVVASVTPIYDREFFENNQDVVLIVRHGIGYDNIDVKAAEEFGVTVARVPGWREREAVAEHTIALMLSALRYVVQSYEAVKQGRWGDRAKFIAKELSSLTVGVVGLGNIGSRVAEILSKGFGAKIIVYDPYIPRERVEQLSYKYATSLEELARESDIVTLHAPLTNETYHMINRNVLSKMKKGVIIVNTARGELVDEDALCEYLENGTIAAYAADTVEKEPIGPDHKLLKYPNVIITPHIAAYTWESLKGMDEAVVEAIVNYLENKPIDGVVVKPRISRPLKT, encoded by the coding sequence GTGATTAGAATAGCTATTGTTAATTCTAAGTCCTTTGGTTTATATACCGATGCCATTGAAAAACTTAAAAAGCTTGGGATTGTCGATAGACTTGAGGTTCCAAGAGACTATAGAGGCAAGCTCTTAGCTGAGAAGCTAAGAGGGTATCATGTTGTTGTTGCAAGTGTTACCCCAATTTACGATAGAGAATTCTTTGAGAATAACCAAGATGTTGTTCTTATTGTTCGTCATGGTATTGGATACGACAATATAGATGTTAAAGCTGCTGAAGAATTTGGAGTTACAGTTGCTAGGGTACCTGGTTGGAGAGAAAGAGAAGCTGTTGCGGAACACACAATTGCTCTTATGTTAAGTGCTTTGAGATATGTCGTTCAATCCTATGAAGCTGTTAAACAGGGTAGGTGGGGCGATAGAGCAAAGTTCATAGCTAAAGAGCTTAGCTCTTTAACAGTAGGAGTTGTTGGACTGGGGAACATAGGGTCTAGAGTTGCTGAAATACTTTCAAAGGGTTTTGGAGCTAAAATAATTGTTTATGATCCTTACATACCTAGGGAAAGAGTTGAGCAACTAAGCTACAAATATGCTACATCTTTAGAAGAATTAGCTAGGGAAAGCGATATAGTAACACTCCATGCACCTTTAACAAATGAAACTTATCATATGATCAACAGGAATGTGTTGAGCAAGATGAAGAAGGGTGTTATAATAGTCAATACCGCTAGAGGAGAGCTTGTTGATGAAGATGCGCTGTGTGAGTATCTTGAAAATGGAACTATAGCAGCTTATGCAGCAGATACAGTTGAGAAAGAGCCTATAGGCCCTGATCACAAATTGTTGAAATATCCAAATGTGATTATAACACCACATATAGCTGCATATACATGGGAGTCTCTTAAAGGTATGGATGAAGCTGTTGTGGAGGCTATAGTGAATTATTTAGAGAATAAGCCTATAGATGGTGTAGTTGTTAAACCAAGAATTTCAAGACCTTTGAAAACGTAA
- a CDS encoding FGGY family carbohydrate kinase, protein MNLFKIISIDIGTTYIKASMTIFDDKNFEFSIKEMINSKHVIVSNEKVYEHIPAHVLGEAKRLAKHLVKNWGKPDVLIFSSYLFSLVFVGRNGEFYSNIITWLDRRSEEVLNYVKVHGVEIYRRTGCPPLPIYNLPKILYFLQRNPDIVKKSLLLDVKAMLMLHFTNEPITDLSSASGSYQLLNIFKLKWDDFALEIANVDENQLPRIEEGDYILHLRSDVAREMGLSEDVSVVLGLYDGGSMIFGLTGGERSVGVINMGTSSMLRVTSEKPVIDMSNNMNLQTYYLYRGIWIPGLALNNCGIVLEYIAKLINTNIEDVVENLYKINIEEFIAKPTPVVIPLLYPERHPRMSRDIGVWVLGLREGLNMNLFLASIAEGLVLLLKLIGDIIQGCGIDYEKIVASGKIAQIPFIKMLLASTFNKNVVFTKIPDAVHVGNSLLALTSLEKAVFKDHIYKISSKFSADVVKPNSKLSDKLSKDYEIFKKVLEFILMM, encoded by the coding sequence TTGAATTTATTTAAAATAATTTCTATAGATATAGGTACAACATATATCAAAGCTTCTATGACAATTTTCGATGATAAGAATTTTGAATTTTCCATTAAAGAAATGATTAATTCAAAACATGTTATAGTATCTAATGAGAAGGTGTATGAGCATATACCTGCACATGTACTTGGTGAAGCTAAGAGACTTGCAAAACATTTAGTTAAAAACTGGGGTAAACCAGATGTGCTAATATTTTCATCTTACCTATTTTCATTGGTTTTTGTTGGTAGAAATGGTGAGTTTTATAGCAATATTATTACATGGCTTGATAGAAGATCTGAAGAGGTTTTAAATTATGTTAAGGTACATGGTGTTGAAATTTATAGAAGAACTGGGTGTCCTCCACTTCCAATCTATAACTTACCCAAGATTCTCTACTTCCTACAGCGAAATCCTGACATTGTTAAGAAATCGTTGTTGCTAGATGTAAAGGCTATGCTAATGCTACATTTTACAAATGAGCCTATTACAGATTTGTCTAGTGCAAGTGGTTCTTATCAACTTTTAAACATATTCAAGCTTAAGTGGGATGATTTCGCATTGGAAATTGCAAATGTAGATGAAAATCAGTTGCCAAGGATTGAGGAAGGTGATTATATACTGCATTTAAGATCTGATGTGGCTAGGGAAATGGGTCTTTCTGAGGATGTTTCAGTTGTGCTTGGATTATATGATGGAGGCTCTATGATATTTGGACTTACTGGTGGTGAAAGAAGTGTTGGTGTTATCAATATGGGTACTAGTAGCATGCTTAGAGTTACAAGTGAAAAACCTGTTATAGATATGTCAAATAATATGAATTTGCAAACATATTATCTTTACAGAGGTATTTGGATTCCTGGTTTAGCATTGAACAATTGTGGAATTGTTTTAGAGTACATAGCTAAACTAATTAACACAAACATTGAAGATGTTGTAGAAAATCTCTATAAGATTAACATTGAAGAGTTTATTGCAAAACCCACGCCAGTGGTAATACCACTGCTATACCCAGAGAGACACCCGAGAATGTCTAGGGATATAGGTGTTTGGGTTCTTGGATTGAGAGAGGGATTGAACATGAACTTATTTCTAGCGTCTATTGCAGAAGGACTTGTATTACTGCTGAAGCTTATTGGAGACATTATTCAAGGTTGTGGTATAGACTATGAAAAGATTGTGGCTAGTGGCAAAATAGCGCAAATACCTTTTATAAAAATGCTTCTTGCCAGCACCTTCAATAAAAATGTTGTATTTACGAAGATACCAGATGCTGTACATGTAGGTAATTCTTTACTAGCCTTAACTTCACTAGAAAAGGCAGTTTTTAAAGACCATATCTACAAAATATCATCAAAATTTTCAGCAGATGTTGTTAAACCCAATAGCAAATTAAGCGATAAATTAAGTAAAGACTATGAAATATTCAAAAAGGTTTTAGAATTCATTTTAATGATGTAG
- a CDS encoding dihydrodipicolinate synthase family protein has translation MKRNGIITALITSLSKDGELCVDCLKQLIEFQYKNGVQGLFLTGTYGEGVILPKSIRLKVFEKALELSPKDMYLLPHIGSASIDTVIELGKNVKDLGYKEVSIVAPPYHRPSKKGLAEFFNHVASKIELDIIIYNNPGRVGYNITPDDFQYIVDNVKSVKGIKDTSRDVDQLLEYAKRFKDKYFIAAAGDSFMFYAFAIGIPAHICGISNLIPEAASKLYSYVLKGDLTKALELQYQVNKLRKALTKLSNEVQEAIRELLKFRGIDAGYPPVQMIQEFDSRSVEVAKRVLDEVLQVLSSD, from the coding sequence GTGAAAAGAAATGGTATAATCACTGCTTTAATAACATCGTTATCAAAAGATGGAGAACTTTGTGTAGACTGTTTGAAACAGTTGATAGAGTTTCAATATAAGAATGGTGTTCAAGGGCTGTTTCTAACAGGTACATATGGCGAGGGAGTTATACTTCCAAAATCTATAAGGCTAAAGGTTTTTGAAAAAGCTCTTGAACTCTCTCCTAAAGACATGTATTTACTGCCACACATAGGATCAGCTAGTATCGATACTGTTATAGAGCTTGGCAAAAATGTTAAGGATCTAGGCTACAAAGAGGTTAGCATTGTGGCTCCTCCATATCATAGACCTAGTAAAAAAGGTTTAGCTGAGTTCTTTAACCATGTAGCATCCAAGATAGAGCTAGATATCATTATATACAACAATCCTGGGCGTGTTGGATACAATATAACACCTGATGATTTTCAATACATTGTTGATAATGTGAAAAGTGTTAAGGGTATAAAGGATACTAGTAGAGATGTTGATCAATTATTAGAATATGCTAAGAGATTTAAAGATAAGTACTTTATTGCTGCAGCTGGAGATTCATTCATGTTCTACGCATTTGCCATAGGAATCCCAGCTCACATATGTGGAATATCCAACCTCATTCCAGAAGCTGCATCGAAGTTGTATAGCTATGTTCTAAAAGGTGATTTAACCAAGGCTCTAGAGCTTCAATACCAAGTCAACAAATTAAGAAAAGCTTTAACTAAGCTTTCTAATGAGGTTCAAGAGGCTATAAGAGAACTCTTGAAATTTAGAGGAATTGATGCTGGTTACCCACCTGTTCAAATGATTCAAGAATTTGATTCAAGAAGTGTTGAAGTAGCTAAGAGAGTTTTGGATGAAGTGCTTCAGGTGCTAAGTAGTGATTAG